The genomic interval GCCGAGCCCCTTGCGCCCCACCCCGCCCCGCGAACCAGTCCACCACCCGATAACCCGCCCCGGGTGACACCAGCCCCGCCCCCACCGCCGCGCTCGTCGCGCTGTCGAACACGAGCCCGGACTGGCTCATCGCGTCCCCGTGCTGGCGCACGTACGTGCCGTCGTTCATCACCTCCACGAGCACTCGGAGCGGCGCCTCCAGGTCATACGCATCCAGGGCCTCGCCACAGGCCAGCGCGGAGTCCATCCGCTCGAACGCGTTGACCACGAGCGCGGCCGCCGCGTCCCCCGCGCGCACGCCGACGATGGCGGACGGGAAGCCCTCGCCGCCCTCGCTCACCGCGGCCACCCGGAAGTAGCGCGCCGTGCCCGCCGCCAGCGGCAGGGTGAAGGCCGTCTGCGTCACCTCGGTGCCATCGTCCCAGCCCAGTCCGTCCACGCTCTGGTAGACGCGGTACGCGGTGGGCACATCGTGGCCCTCCTCGTCCGGGTTCGCCTCGGGCGCGGCCCAGCGGACCTCCACCGTCCCCGCCCCCGCGTTGCGAGCCACCACCGCCCCAGGCGCTTCGGGCGGCAGCTTCACCGGCACGCGATCCCGCGCGGCGAAGTACTTGATGAGTCCCTGGAGAATGGCCCTCGCGGCGACGCGGCGGAAGGCCGGCTCCTTCAGCCGGTTCGAGTCGGAGACGGTGTCGTGGTACGCGACCTCCAGAAGCACCGACGGCATCTCCGGGTTGTGCGTGGGATTCACCTCGCCCAGGTTCGCCGAGCGCAGGTTGCGCACGCGCCACGTCGAGTCCACCTCGCGCTTCAGGTCCTTCCCCAGCTCGTCCAGCAGCGCGCGCGCCAGCACATCGCTGCCGGGCACCCCCGTGAAGTTCAGCGTGCCATCCACCGGATTCGGCCCGTACACATAGCCCTCGGTGCCCAGCACCTTCCCCGTCGTCGAGGCGTTCGTATGCCACGCGACATACACCGCGTCCTCGCCCTCCTCGTGCAGCCACGCGGCGAAGCGCGGGCGCGCGCTCACGTCCGCGTTGCGCTCGTTGGCCATCGCATTGGCGCCGGTGGGCGCGTACACGGATGCCGGCGCGCCGCTGAACTGCACGTGGTAGCGCGCGGCCTCCTCGTAGCGGGGACGCGTCAGCGCGGCCATCTGCGCATCACCGATGACACCGCTTCCACCGCCGAAGCGCACCGCGTCCAGAGACACCGTGGCCCCCTCCTCCGCGTCGTTCATCACCACCACCGAGGCCGCGTCCGCCCCAGCCCCCGCCTTGAAATAGAAGCGGCCCAACAACACCCAGGTCCCGCCGTGGCGGCGCTGGTTGACGCGGAAGTGGCTCTCGCCGCCCGCGTGGCGAACGACATAGTGGGCGCTCTCCGTCCGCGACGGGTCCGCCGCATAGGAGACATAGACATGGTAGTTGCCATCCGCGGGCACCGTCGGCGCCCACGTGGCCGACGCCGTGGCCGCCGTCGTGGTGAGGAGCTCCCGCGTGGTGCCCAGCGAGAAGGGCTCCACCCCGTTCCCCATC from Myxococcus stipitatus carries:
- a CDS encoding N-acetylmuramoyl-L-alanine amidase; this encodes MSTDSFRACPAGVLAALLLTSSLAAAQAPAQHAHDEEVGACGLEPPDAVYLPAPGPRAHEARKLSATDAPVVRREAQGAARTNKVSGVPQTRTRTGALSGKVIYLSPGHGFYRAPTLSRWATQRPNTWAVVEDLISAEVMNQYLLPMLMGAGATVVPVRESDLNSRMVIVDEGGAGYSESGDVARFRTTSRKGWGAPPTPMGNGVEPFSLGTTRELLTTTAATASATWAPTVPADGNYHVYVSYAADPSRTESAHYVVRHAGGESHFRVNQRRHGGTWVLLGRFYFKAGAGADAASVVVMNDAEEGATVSLDAVRFGGGSGVIGDAQMAALTRPRYEEAARYHVQFSGAPASVYAPTGANAMANERNADVSARPRFAAWLHEEGEDAVYVAWHTNASTTGKVLGTEGYVYGPNPVDGTLNFTGVPGSDVLARALLDELGKDLKREVDSTWRVRNLRSANLGEVNPTHNPEMPSVLLEVAYHDTVSDSNRLKEPAFRRVAARAILQGLIKYFAARDRVPVKLPPEAPGAVVARNAGAGTVEVRWAAPEANPDEEGHDVPTAYRVYQSVDGLGWDDGTEVTQTAFTLPLAAGTARYFRVAAVSEGGEGFPSAIVGVRAGDAAAALVVNAFERMDSALACGEALDAYDLEAPLRVLVEVMNDGTYVRQHGDAMSQSGLVFDSATSAAVGAGLVSPGAGYRVVDWFAGRGGAQGARLTRAEQDALRAFVTGGGHLLLSGTQVASSLASGDAADKAFLADILRASTASGTPPLTVEGLPGDFLSSLTGVALDDGTHGAYPLGMTDVLTPASGGSAVLRYAGTDLTAGVFSMPGGQVLVLGVPFEAVVDRATRARLLSAFLVRAGFPAPGASPVGDSGAGGPGLLARCVAPRGVDPHPPEPETPAPIVLDVLPQFYPLGDSGCGCGAGAGTGGGLWLLLGVIVQLRRARRRAGDLRR